A window of Chryseobacterium aquaeductus genomic DNA:
ACTTGCAGGATTTTCCCACTGTATTCTGTACCAATAAGTAGCTGTAGGGAGATTAATACCTTTCAGAGAACCATTCCATCGTACATTCGATTTATCAGCTTTAAATAATTCTGCTCCGTATCTATCAAATATAGATGCTGCAAAATTCTTGTAATTGCTTACTCCTGAAAAATCTATATAATCATTCAAACCATCACTATTCGGTGTTATGGCATTGCTCATTACAAATGTGAAAAATTGAAGCATATTTCCACATTTCGCATCTTTAATTTTAACCATCAATGTATAGTTGGTATTATCTAAAACATTATAAAAAATATTAGAAGTTTGCCAGGTAACACCACCGTCAATAGAATATTCTAAAACTCCACCTGAAGGATTGGTTGCAGAAATTGTCATTACATTGTTCTCAAAAACCACATTGGTAAATTGAGGAAGATCTGGATTAATTAATTGCGCTGTGAAAACATTAGAACATGTTCCGTTGCTTATCGTTACAGAATAAGAACCCGGAATATTTGTCGAGATCGTTTGTGTAGTAGCACCTGTACTCCAAACGTACGTATAGTTTGGTCCTGCACCGGCATCTAAGATTCCGTTATCTCCTGCACAAGCGAAGACGTCTTGTAGTGTCGAAACGATTGCAGGAACAACTTCTATGGTTATCGTAGCAGGAGTATTAGAAACACATCCATTACCACCTAACGCAAATACCGAATAAGTGGTGGTTACAGTTGGTGAAACAACTTGCGTGTTACCTGTTCCTGTAAGACCAACCCAATTGTAAGTAAATCCTCCACTTGCTGTTAAAGTTACAGATTCTCCTGCACATATTTTACTTTTAGAAGCTGCTACTATTGCAGTTGGTGGACCAACAACAATAGTAATTGAGGCAGGATTTGTAGAAACACAACCGTTAGCTCCTACTGCAAAAACAGTATAAATTGTTGTAGTAGCTGGAGAAACTACTTGTGTTGGTCCATTTCCTGTAAGACCATTGCCCCAGTTATAAGTTGCTCCACCAGAAGCCGTCAAGGTAACAGATTCTCCCGGACAAATCTGCTGGAAAGTCGATGTCAGATTTGCTATTGGTAAAACTTTATCCTGTACAACTGTGACCGTCGAAGTAAAAGTACAGGTTAAATTTGCTGGTTGCGTAGTATTAGTTACAGTTAAGGTATAAGTTCCCGCAGCATTAACTACAGGATTTAAGCTGTTAGCACCAGAAACTATATTTCCTCCAACGGTTGTCCAAGTGATTGTAGATCCCACCGGAATTACCGATGCTGAAGCATTTAAGGTAACCTGTGCTGTTGTACAAGTGATCGTTTGAGGTGCAGCTATGGTCAATTGTGTCACTGCAGTAGTTAGTAATTGAAGTGTTACAACATATTTACAACCACCATTGCTAACTAATACATAAATTGTCTGATTTCCTGCACTCTGGAAAGTTGCTGGAGTTGTTATATTACTGGTATTACCAGCATTAGCATCTGCTTGGTTAACATAGTATGTAAAAGTAATCCCCGGTGCAGTACTGATTTGGCTTTGAGCCGATGTTAAATCATAAGTAATATTTCCTTGTTGATAACATTTTAATAGACTCGCATTCTGAGCTGTAAAAGGTTGCGAAACTTCAATGGTAACAGTACCTGGAGTTGTAGATACACATCCATTCGCTCCGACAGCGGTAACTGTATAGGTTGTAGTTGTGGTTGGTGATACCGTTTGAGTTGGTCCGTTTCCTGTAAGACCTCCCGACCAATTATATGTGGAACCTCCGGACGCCGTTAAGGTAAGCGTTTCACCCGAACATATTGATAATTTACTTGCAGTAAGACCTGTTGTTGGTGGCGCACTGTCACCAATTAGAGTCACATTACCTACACCTGTACAGGTAACATTTCCTGCAAAAGTATTTGAAATCGTTAAGGTATAAGTTCCTGCCAAATTTACGACAGGGTTTAATGTTGTACCACCTGAAACTATATTACCTCCAGTGGTTGTCCAGGCAAATGTAGAACCTGCCGGATAAACAGAAGCAGTAGCATTTAAAGTAATTTGGCTGTTGGTACACGTCAGCGCCGTTGGTGTTGCAATAGTAGCAGTAATTTCAGCTGCCTTCACCAATTGCAATTGTGCAACTTTGGAACAGAAACCGCTTTTTACCAACACGTATATTGTTTGATTTCCTGCACTTGAATATGTAGCAGGTGAAGCAATTGTATTTGTATTACCTGCATTTGCATCTGCCTGATTAACATAAAAAGAAAATGTAGCACCTGGAGTTGTACTAATTGAAGCCTGAGCAGATGGTAAATTAAATATTGCGTTACCTGCAGCATAGCAGCTGGTTAACGTAGCATTTTGCACTGTTGGTGAAGTTCCTCCTACTATGGTAACTGTTGCTTTACCCGGACAAGAATTTCCCGGAATCAATACTTCAACAGAATAAACTCCCGGCTGTGTTGCTGTGTAAGAAGCAGTGGTTGCTCCAGGAATGGCTGTAGTTCCTAAAAACCATTGGTAAGTAGCATTTGGAATCTGAACTGAAGCAGTAAAGGTCTGTGGCGCATTATCACAAACATTTATAGATGCTGGTAACTGCACTCCTGTAGGTCCTAAAATCTGTACTCCAATATCGAAAGAGCCAGCTTCCAAAAATACTCCTGAATCGAAAGCTGAATCCTGAAAATCAGCCAAAACCATTTTGATATGATAAAGCTGACCCGGAATTACAGTTGCCTGAGCCGTCAACGGAACTGTACGTCCGCTAAAATTGGTTTCTATAGAAGTCGTATTGTAACCACCAAAATAGGTAGGATTAGCAGAACCACAAACAAGAGGAGAACCGTCAAATTCATTGGCGGGGTGAATATTTGTGACACTTACAGGATTACCATTTGGTAACACCGCCAAATTGGTATAACCAGGATCTCCAACCTTTTTCAATAGCAGGGCAAAACCATCACCTATAAAACAAGGATAATTATTTTCATATTCTTCAGAAGCAAAAAGATATCTGAATTTTACTTCTGTGGAAGTCGGAATAAAATCAAACTCAAGGAATGTTGCGTCTTTTAAATTACTAGCCGGATTGATATTCAAAGCTGTGGCTAAATCTGCATCTCCCTGCACAGGCACATCATCACTCAAGACATTTGACTGAAGAGTATTACCTGCTTTTCTCGCATGTCCGGTGGTTAATAAAATTCCTTTAGAAAAAGGAAAGTTGGTAGTTCCTCTATTGAAAAAACCCCAGGTTCTATTTTGATTATTAACTGCAAGATTTGGTGATACCACTACGTTGCTCACATTTGCTGTAGAACAAGTAGACCCACCCGCAATCAAAACATCTGTTACCAACTGACTGATACTGAATGAAGATTCGGGATAGGCTGGTGTATTTACATCAATGAAGGCGCCTGCTTTCATTGATTGAGTTGAAGCCTTGGCGGAGGTATTTTTACTTTTTCCCCTAGTCTGAGAAAACGTAAGATTTCCAATCAAAACTAAGAACAAAGCCAAAAATAAACTTCCTGCACTTTTATTAAACATTATGTATTATTTTCAACAAAAATACTATTTTTTTTGATTAAAATTTAATTCAGAAATATTTATATTACTATTAACATAATCTTATGAAAATTTGATTACCGGCACCAGCAAAAATTTAAAATAAAAAAAAACCGAGAAATTCTCGGTCTTTTAATTTATATAGCGATAGATTATTCAAAGTTCTTTAGTAAAATCCAACCTGTTTTCACCGTCAGTTTTTTACTTGCAGGATCCTCAAAGGTTACCTGATACCAATATGAAGCGGTAGGTAATTTTTTTCCTTGGAAATAACCATCCCAGAAAGGTCTGATTTTTTCTGCCTTAAACACTGCTCTGCCGTAACGGTCTGAAACAACGGCCTGGAAATCTTTCAGATCACTGATTCCTCTGAAATCAATCATATCATTTACATTATCGCCATTTGGAGTAATTACATTCTTCATAATGAATGTAAAATATTCTAGCGAACCAACACAACTTGTATTTTTTACTCTTACTCGTATCGGTACAATAATATTCTTAGGAACTCCTGAAAATACATTAGATGATTGCCAAGTAACACCGTTATCAATAGAATATTCTAATTGACCGTTGCTAGGATTACTTGCAGTGATAACCATCGTTCCACTTTCGCTGTAGTCAACGTTGATAACTTCCGGAATAACTGCCAAAAGAACCTGAGTACTGAAAATTTTAATACATACTCCATTACTGATCGTCACTGTATATGTTCCTGGTAAACCTACAGATATTGCTTGCGTTGTCTCACCATTGCTCCAAGAATATGTGTAGTTAGGACCCGATCCTGCATCAAGAGTGATTCTGTCTCCGACGCAAATAAATCCTCCACTCAAATTAGATGTAATGGCTGGTACTACTTCTACAACTATTGATACTGGTTGTAAAGATTTACACCCTTGTGCACCGATTGCAAATACTGTATAAGTAGTAGTCTGCGTTGGTGAAACTGTGCGTACAGCTCCGGTGCCAGAGAAACCTTCCCACTGATAAGTAACACCACCAGAAGCTGTAAGAGTTGCAGATTCACCTGCACATATTTTTAGTTTAGATGAAGTAAGAACTGCAATTGGTGTAGCTTCTTTCTGCAACGTTAAAGTAACTATTTTACTACAAAAAGCCCCGTTGGAAACCAGTACATATAACACTTGACCATCACTACCGTTATATATTTCGGGAGTAGTGATAAAGGTGTTATTCTGAGCAACTGCGTCCGCCTGAGTCAAATAGAATTTAAAGATTGCGCCAGGTGTAGTGCTGATAGATGGCTTAGCTAAATTAAGATCAAAAGTAGCAACACTTGGCGTTGTACAAAGTTTCAAAGTTGCATTTTGAGCAACAGGAGTCGTACCACCAATTATCGTAACCTTTGCTTCCCCAGGACAGTTACCTCCCGGAACGGTAACCTTCACCGTGTAAACCCCAGGCGTTGTTGCAGTGTACTGAATATTAGTTGCTCCCGGAATTGCTACCCCATCTTTGAACCACTGAAATGTCATCCCAGGACTTGTAGCAACCTGCGCCTGTAGAACCTGCGGAGTATTATCACATATATTTAAAATTTCAGGAACAGGATTTCCTGCACCATCAACAATACTGATCCCAATATCAAAAGAACCTGCTTCTAAAAATACAGCAGAATCGTAACCACCATCTCTTGCATCAGCTAATACCATTTTGATATGATATGACTGACCCGGAATCACAGTTGCCTCTGCTGTTAATGGTATTGTTCTACCAAAGTAGTTAATTTGATTCGGCGGTAAAGAACCAAAATATTGTCCATTAATGGGACCACAAGAAAAGAGTGGATTTTGAGGAACAATATTAGTAGCCGAAACAGGTCCGGCGCCACCTGGCAAAACTGCTAAATTTGTGTATGTAGAACCTGCTGTATTGGGTTTTAACAATAATGCAAATGCATCATCATAATTTAAACATGGAAAACCGCCAGTATATTCTTCTGAAGCAAAAATATAATTAAACTTCATCAATGAACTGGATGGAACAAAATCAAATTCTAAAACTACTGCATCAAAAAGCGTTTGAGTAGTACCTATTGCTGCAACCAAATCTGCATCAGAACCCGTCCCAGTGCTTCCACCAAGAACATTTGTGATTGCTGAGTTTCCTGCTTCTCTTGCAAAGCCTGTCGTTAAGACAATGCCTTCATTAAAGGGAAAAGAAGATGTTGATTTATTAAAATAACCCCAAAAACGATTATTATCGGTAACTGGCTGATTAGGGCTTATAGAAACATTTGAAATATTGGGTGTTCCGCATCCTGCAGAACTTCCGACAAGTACATCGGTAACAAGCTGCGTAGGAGTGAAATTAGTTTCCGGGTAAGGAGCAACATTAACATCAATATAATCCCCGGCTTTAGCATTCATCGGAATGTTTTTCTTTGCATTGGGTCTCCTTCCTTCTTGTGCGTAAGAAGATATGCTGAAAAAAAATAGCAGAACAAAACTAATCTTAAAGTAATTTTTTATTCGATAATTTAACATTTTATTATTGTTTGTTCAAAAATAATAAAAATAATTTTAATCGATTATAGTTTAACCAACAGATTTTTAAATTAATAACAAGTATTAATATGATTTTGAATAATAGAAAATAATTGTGCTTGTTCTTCCAATTAATCTCTCTTCATCTGATCAATCATCTCTTGAAGTTCCTGTATTTTATCTTTCAGTAATTTAATCTCATTCTTATTTGAGTTCACATTGCTTTTTAAGATAACGTTTTTAGCCTTTTCGCTGTGCTCTTCTTCATCCTCATCTTCGTTAATCTCTTCAATGTCTTCCTGAATATCTTCAATATCTTCCGTGATTTCTTCAATATCTTCGCTGATTTCTTCAAGATCTTCCTGAATATCTTCAATATCCTCACTAATCTCCTCGATATCTTCCTGAATATCTTCAATCTTCTCATGACTTTTATTTACTGACATTTGAATGAAAATCGCCAGGTAGATAGCTTCCAGAGAAACAACGGTCGTTAAAATCAACAACATTTTATCAAATTCTACAATATTGAGTGCAGGAAGCAAAAATGAGGTAATGAAAAACAGACTATGAACTATAAGTGACGGTATAGAACCAATCCACCAGGTAATTCCATTAGCTATTTTTTCTAAAAGTTCTATTTTCTCGTGGGATGTTTTCATTATTTTATGTTTTAAAGCAATTCTTTCGTAACGCCTAGTCCGAACAATGCAAAGTCATATTTTGCGGGATCTTTTTCGTCAAATTTTCTGATGATTTCGTCTAGTTCCAAAACGGTTTTCCAATCATTCTGAGTTCGTGAAATCAATCCCAGTTTTCTCGAAATATTCCCTGTATGAACATCCAAAGGTATTGATAAATATTTAGGATCAATCGAATTCCAGATTCCAAAATCTACGCCACGATTGTCATTTCTCACCATCCAGCGCAGGAACATGATCATTCTTTTCGAAGATGAATTTTTGTAAGGTGAACTGACGTGTTTGTGGCTTCGGTGCTTTTCGGTCATCAAAAAATCAAACCTGAATCTTTCTATTGCATGATAAAAATTAGTTTCAGAATCTTTAATCTTAAATAAATCTTCCAGACTTTCTTTTTCTTTGTAAATCCTACCAAATTGTCTGATAAAGTAAGCAAAATCTTCTCCGTTAAATGTTCTGTGAATACTTTTTCCTTCTATAAATTTCAAATCGTTTTCAGAAAAATTCATCACAAAATCATAAGGTGAATTTCCCATAATGTCGAGCATTTTATCTGCCGACTTGATGATTGCCTTTCTGTTTCCCCAAGAAATTGTAGCCGCCAAAAAACCGGCAATTTCCACATCTTGCTTCAAAGAAAAACGATGCGGAATCTGTATAGGATCATCTTGAATAAATTCAGAATTATTGTATAAATCAGCCTTTTCGTTGAGGAAATCTTTTAATTCTTCAAAATTCAACATAGCCATTTAAATTTTCACAACTTCTAAAGCTTTGGGTAAAAACGTATTTGGAAAAACGGTTCGGGCTTCATCTGTAAACACCGTCAAGTCACCATACCGATTAGAAAAATGACCTAAGATCAACTTCCCTACTTCAGCTTGTCTTGCAATTCTCGCTGCCTCCAATGCTGTTGTGTGACCCGTATAATCTGCCATTTCCTTCAAATCATGTAAAAAAGTCGATTCATGATAAAGAACTGTTACATTTTTGATGATAGGAATCACCGACTCCAAATATCTGGTATCACTGCAAAATGCATAAGAAACCGGAAGTGCGGGATCTGTAGTTAAAATTTCATTTTTAAGAACATAACCATCACTCAGTTCAAAATCTTTTCCAGCTTTTAAATGATGGTAATCGCAGGTTTCAATCTCTTTATATTTGCTGATTTCCTGCATATTAAGATGCCTGTCTTTCTGCTTTTCTTTGAAAAGATATCCGTTGCAATAAATTCTGTGATCTAAAGGTATAGTGTATACTTCTACTCTATTATCTTCATAGATTTTTTCAGACTCACTATTATTCAGTTCGTGATAAACAACCTCAAAACCCCGATGGGTTTCTGTAATAGTAAAAATCGTTTCCAACATCTTTTTTATGCCTTTCGGACCATAAACATGTAATGGCACATCTCTTCCCAGCAAACGAAAAGACGCGATCAAACCTGGCAAACCAAAACAATGATCACCATGAAGATGTGAAATAAATATATGATTGATTTTTGAAAATCTCGCTTTTGCTTTTCTCAGCTGTACCTGTGTTCCTTCGCCACAATCTATCAAAAAACACCTTTCTTCCATCTCAAGAAGTTGAGAAGTTGGTGATGTATTGACTGTGGGAATTGCTGAATTAAAGCCTAAAATAGTTAAATAAGTACTCAAATCAATAGTTTATTGGGGGTAAATGTACGATAAAAGTTTGAGGCAAAGGTTGAGATTAAGGTTGAGATTGAGGATAATGTTGATACATTTTTTTGGAACCTCAACCTTAGTCTTAGCCAAAATTTATCCTTTCACTTTTAAAAAATCAAGAAACAAATCTAAAGCCTGTTTTCTATGGCTGATCTGGTTTTTATCTTCGGGATTCATTTCGGCAAAAGTCATTTCGTATCCTTCAGGAACGAAGATTGGATCGTAACCAAAACCTTTATGACCTTTATTTTCTGTAAGTAAATTTCCGTGAGCTCTGCCATCAAAATATTGAGCACCATTTTCATCGTAATAACATAATACTGTAATGAAATATGCTTTCCTATTCTCAATAGAATCCATTTCACTTAAAACTTTGTTGATATTTTTAGCAAAATCATGATCTCCTGCATATCGTGCAGAGAAGATTCCAGGTCTTCCATCTAAAGATTCAACTACCAAACCACTGTCATCTCCTAAACTAGGAATTCCTGTCTTTTCAAAACAATATTTGGCTTTGATTAAAGCATTGGCATTGAAAGAATCGCCGTCTTCTATGATTTCTTCGTGTATATCGTAATCTGTAAGACTTTTGACGGTAAATTGATCGCCTAAAATCTGCTGGATCTCTTCTTTTTTATGTACGTTTTGGGTAGCAACTAATAATTCCATTTTCAATTTTTTTTAAAATTCTATTTTTTTCAAACACAAAAGCCACTAATTTTTAAGCACTATTTTCACAAATAAATATTGTTGTTTTATTTTTGAAAAATATTTGTGTGATTCGTGTTTAAACTAAATCTCAGAATAATGCACTTTGTATTTTTTCATAAATAAATAATAAAACAAAGAAAAAAGTACAATTCCTGCCCCTAATATCATCCATCCAGGAACTTTTAGAGCTTCCGAAAAACTTTCATTTTTTGTATAAAGTATTAAAACTGATGAACAAAGATTGTTGAAACCATGTAACAACATTGGTAACAACAAAGATTTTATTTTGTGGTAAACCAATCCTAAAATGCATCCAAGCAAAACTGCACCTACAAATTGCCAAGGATTTCCATGTACCAAACCGAAAATGACAGAAGCAAAAATAATCGCTTTCCAAGGCTGCATTCCGTTATTGATCATTCCTTTCTGAATAATTCCTCTAAAAATAATTTCCTCAAAAATCGGCGCCATAATCACAGCTGTAATGATCATCACCACAGGATTATTGGTCAACTGACTCATCAAATCTGTAAAAAAATCATAGTATTTTCCGAAAAAAGGTCCTGTAATCGGAATCTGAGAAGTCACAAATTCACCGATAAACATCATGCCAAGCATCATCGGGAATACCAGAAGATATGTGTAAAAATTGGTAGGAGAAAAATTAAAATTCAATTTCTTTTTTGTGGTTGGTCTTACGATAAAAAAATCAAAGAAGGCGATCGACAATAAAAAAACTGCGGCATTTGAAACCATCAAAAACCAGTCTTTGTATTGCAAATTTTCTTTAAAAATCAACATCCAAAAAACATTAAAAAACGCAATCGCAATCGATCCCACCACAAAACCGGCAAATAAAATCAGACCACCCAGCCATGTAAAAGTAAATTTTGGGTATTCGTTGTTTTCCATATTCAATTTTTCGAAAAACAAAGATAATTGATTTTATGAGAATACTGAAAACCAACTTCTGCAAAGTACTCCTAACTTTTTAATTATTCATTTAGAAGCATTAAACTAAAATCATTTCTATGAAGTATCTTTGCAACATATTATATTTATGAATATAGATAATGATGTTTCAACATCAGAGAATGTAAATTTATCATTACTTACCTACGTTTGCTTCACTTTCTTAGGGTATTTTATTATTGGTTTATCACTTTCGGTTCTTCTGTGGCAGATGTTTTTGGAATGAAATTTATCTTTCCTTTCAGTGTAGCAACGGGTTTTATCGGGTTGGGATTGGCCTTTATACTTAAAAGAAAATCAAAATTTGATTAAGCTCAAAAACTTTCAAAAATTTAACCATAAAAAGTACAAAAGATTAACACATGAGAACACTTATATAGTTTAAAATTTTGAAAATAATTAAGATCACATAAGAAGCAAATCAAAGAATTTCAAAAACTTATGCGTTCTTGTGTGCAGTTTAATGATGAACTTAAATAAGTAATGTGTTAATCTTTTGTGGTAAAAATAGTCAGTTTAAAGGTTCTATTTAAATTGAATTTCTACAGGCTTTAAAAGAGATTTTCAAATTCCATTAAAAATCACGATTTTTGCAACTTCAAAATACACTATGTCAGATTTAATCAAAGAAATAGAGAAAAGAAAAACATTCGGAATTATCTCTCACCCCGATGCCGGAAAAACCACGCTTACAGAAAAGCTGCTTCTTTTTGGAGGTGCAATTCAGGAAGCTGGAGCCGTAAAATCGAACAAAATTAAAAAAGGAGCAACCTCCGACTTTATGGAAATCGAAAGACAGAGAGGGATTTCTGTGGCAACTTCCGTATTGGCATTTGAATATAAAGGTTACAAAATCAATATTCTCGATACTCCGGGTCACAAAGATTTTGCTGAAGATACCTACAGAACTTTAACAGCTGTTGACTCTGTAATTGTTGTAATCGACGTTGCAAAAGGTGTTGAGGAACAGACAGAAAAATTGGTGAAGGTTTGTAGAATGAGAAACATTCCGATGTTGGTTTTCATTAATAAGCTTGACCGTGAAGGTAAAGATGCTTTCGATCTTTTGGATGAAGTTGAGCAGAAATTAGGTTTAAGAGTGGTTCCGCTTTCTCTTCCGATTGGTATGGGAGTAGATTTTCAGGGAATTTATAATATTTGGGAAAACAACATTCAGTTATTTTTAGAAGAAAAAAAGCAGAAAGTTGGTGAAGCGATTAAATTTAACGACATCAATGATTCTTCTATCGATGAAGTTATTGGTACAAAAGCTGCTCAGAATTTACGAGAAGAATTAGAATTAATACAATCTGTTTATCCGGAATTCAGCCGTGAAGAATACATGAATGGTGATCTGCAGCCTGTTTTCTTTGGATCTGCTTTAAATAATTTTGGAGTTCGTGAGTTGTTGGATGCATTTATTGAAATTGCACCGATGCCACAACCCAAAGAAAGTGAAACCCGTATGGTGAAACCTGAAGAATCTACTTTCACAGGATTTGTTTTCAAAATTCACGCAAATATGGATCCTAAACACAGAGACCGATTAGCTTTCGTGAAAATTGTTTCCGGAACATTTAAAAGAAACGAAAATTATCTGTTGGTAAGAGAAGGTAAAAAGATGAAATTCTCATCTCCGAATGCATTTTTTGCCGATAAAAAAGAAGTGGTAGACGAGAGTTTTCCGGGAGATATTGTCGGACTCCACGATACAGGAAGTTTCAGAATTGGCGATACTTTGACAGGTGGTGAAAAAATCAGTTTCAAAGGTATTCCTAGTTTCTCTCCGGAACATTTCAGATATATCAATAATAATGATCCTTTAAAAGCTAAACAATTGGCGAAAGGTATCGATCAGTTGATGGATGAAGGTGTTGCGCAGTTGTTTACCCTTGAAATGAACAACAGAAAGATTATCGGAACAGTGGGTGCACTTCAGTACGAAGTTATCCAATATCGTTTGGAGCACGAATATGGTGCAAAATGTACCTACGAACCACTTTCTATGCACAAAGCTTGTTGGGTAGAAGCTGATGAAAAATCTGAAGAGTATAAAGAATTTGCAAGGCTGAAGCAAAGATTTTTAGCTAGAGACAAATACAACCAATTGGTATTTTTGGCAGATTCGTCATTCACGATTCACATGACGCAGGAAAAATTTCCAAATGTGAAACTTCATTTTATCAGTGAATTTAAACACGTTTAATATCTTATCAAAAATAAAAAAAGGCTGTCTCAACATAAGACAGCCTTTTTTTATTTAAAATTGCATTTCAGGGATTTCTCCGTCAATGATGAGATCTGCTTCTGTAGATTTGATGATGTGTTCTACAGAAACTCCGGGAGCTCTCTCAACGAGTTTGAATCCGGCTGGAGTGACATCTAAAACCGCCAAC
This region includes:
- a CDS encoding choice-of-anchor L domain-containing protein, with amino-acid sequence MFNKSAGSLFLALFLVLIGNLTFSQTRGKSKNTSAKASTQSMKAGAFIDVNTPAYPESSFSISQLVTDVLIAGGSTCSTANVSNVVVSPNLAVNNQNRTWGFFNRGTTNFPFSKGILLTTGHARKAGNTLQSNVLSDDVPVQGDADLATALNINPASNLKDATFLEFDFIPTSTEVKFRYLFASEEYENNYPCFIGDGFALLLKKVGDPGYTNLAVLPNGNPVSVTNIHPANEFDGSPLVCGSANPTYFGGYNTTSIETNFSGRTVPLTAQATVIPGQLYHIKMVLADFQDSAFDSGVFLEAGSFDIGVQILGPTGVQLPASINVCDNAPQTFTASVQIPNATYQWFLGTTAIPGATTASYTATQPGVYSVEVLIPGNSCPGKATVTIVGGTSPTVQNATLTSCYAAGNAIFNLPSAQASISTTPGATFSFYVNQADANAGNTNTIASPATYSSAGNQTIYVLVKSGFCSKVAQLQLVKAAEITATIATPTALTCTNSQITLNATASVYPAGSTFAWTTTGGNIVSGGTTLNPVVNLAGTYTLTISNTFAGNVTCTGVGNVTLIGDSAPPTTGLTASKLSICSGETLTLTASGGSTYNWSGGLTGNGPTQTVSPTTTTTYTVTAVGANGCVSTTPGTVTIEVSQPFTAQNASLLKCYQQGNITYDLTSAQSQISTAPGITFTYYVNQADANAGNTSNITTPATFQSAGNQTIYVLVSNGGCKYVVTLQLLTTAVTQLTIAAPQTITCTTAQVTLNASASVIPVGSTITWTTVGGNIVSGANSLNPVVNAAGTYTLTVTNTTQPANLTCTFTSTVTVVQDKVLPIANLTSTFQQICPGESVTLTASGGATYNWGNGLTGNGPTQVVSPATTTIYTVFAVGANGCVSTNPASITIVVGPPTAIVAASKSKICAGESVTLTASGGFTYNWVGLTGTGNTQVVSPTVTTTYSVFALGGNGCVSNTPATITIEVVPAIVSTLQDVFACAGDNGILDAGAGPNYTYVWSTGATTQTISTNIPGSYSVTISNGTCSNVFTAQLINPDLPQFTNVVFENNVMTISATNPSGGVLEYSIDGGVTWQTSNIFYNVLDNTNYTLMVKIKDAKCGNMLQFFTFVMSNAITPNSDGLNDYIDFSGVSNYKNFAASIFDRYGAELFKADKSNVRWNGSLKGINLPTATYWYRIQWENPASKKLELKSGWILLKNRN
- a CDS encoding choice-of-anchor L domain-containing protein, giving the protein MLNYRIKNYFKISFVLLFFFSISSYAQEGRRPNAKKNIPMNAKAGDYIDVNVAPYPETNFTPTQLVTDVLVGSSAGCGTPNISNVSISPNQPVTDNNRFWGYFNKSTSSFPFNEGIVLTTGFAREAGNSAITNVLGGSTGTGSDADLVAAIGTTQTLFDAVVLEFDFVPSSSLMKFNYIFASEEYTGGFPCLNYDDAFALLLKPNTAGSTYTNLAVLPGGAGPVSATNIVPQNPLFSCGPINGQYFGSLPPNQINYFGRTIPLTAEATVIPGQSYHIKMVLADARDGGYDSAVFLEAGSFDIGISIVDGAGNPVPEILNICDNTPQVLQAQVATSPGMTFQWFKDGVAIPGATNIQYTATTPGVYTVKVTVPGGNCPGEAKVTIIGGTTPVAQNATLKLCTTPSVATFDLNLAKPSISTTPGAIFKFYLTQADAVAQNNTFITTPEIYNGSDGQVLYVLVSNGAFCSKIVTLTLQKEATPIAVLTSSKLKICAGESATLTASGGVTYQWEGFSGTGAVRTVSPTQTTTYTVFAIGAQGCKSLQPVSIVVEVVPAITSNLSGGFICVGDRITLDAGSGPNYTYSWSNGETTQAISVGLPGTYTVTISNGVCIKIFSTQVLLAVIPEVINVDYSESGTMVITASNPSNGQLEYSIDNGVTWQSSNVFSGVPKNIIVPIRVRVKNTSCVGSLEYFTFIMKNVITPNGDNVNDMIDFRGISDLKDFQAVVSDRYGRAVFKAEKIRPFWDGYFQGKKLPTASYWYQVTFEDPASKKLTVKTGWILLKNFE
- a CDS encoding DUF1003 domain-containing protein, producing the protein MKTSHEKIELLEKIANGITWWIGSIPSLIVHSLFFITSFLLPALNIVEFDKMLLILTTVVSLEAIYLAIFIQMSVNKSHEKIEDIQEDIEEISEDIEDIQEDLEEISEDIEEITEDIEDIQEDIEEINEDEDEEEHSEKAKNVILKSNVNSNKNEIKLLKDKIQELQEMIDQMKRD
- a CDS encoding TIGR02757 family protein; its protein translation is MLNFEELKDFLNEKADLYNNSEFIQDDPIQIPHRFSLKQDVEIAGFLAATISWGNRKAIIKSADKMLDIMGNSPYDFVMNFSENDLKFIEGKSIHRTFNGEDFAYFIRQFGRIYKEKESLEDLFKIKDSETNFYHAIERFRFDFLMTEKHRSHKHVSSPYKNSSSKRMIMFLRWMVRNDNRGVDFGIWNSIDPKYLSIPLDVHTGNISRKLGLISRTQNDWKTVLELDEIIRKFDEKDPAKYDFALFGLGVTKELL
- a CDS encoding ribonuclease Z, coding for MSTYLTILGFNSAIPTVNTSPTSQLLEMEERCFLIDCGEGTQVQLRKAKARFSKINHIFISHLHGDHCFGLPGLIASFRLLGRDVPLHVYGPKGIKKMLETIFTITETHRGFEVVYHELNNSESEKIYEDNRVEVYTIPLDHRIYCNGYLFKEKQKDRHLNMQEISKYKEIETCDYHHLKAGKDFELSDGYVLKNEILTTDPALPVSYAFCSDTRYLESVIPIIKNVTVLYHESTFLHDLKEMADYTGHTTALEAARIARQAEVGKLILGHFSNRYGDLTVFTDEARTVFPNTFLPKALEVVKI
- the rdgB gene encoding RdgB/HAM1 family non-canonical purine NTP pyrophosphatase, with product MKMELLVATQNVHKKEEIQQILGDQFTVKSLTDYDIHEEIIEDGDSFNANALIKAKYCFEKTGIPSLGDDSGLVVESLDGRPGIFSARYAGDHDFAKNINKVLSEMDSIENRKAYFITVLCYYDENGAQYFDGRAHGNLLTENKGHKGFGYDPIFVPEGYEMTFAEMNPEDKNQISHRKQALDLFLDFLKVKG